One Salarias fasciatus chromosome 22, fSalaFa1.1, whole genome shotgun sequence DNA segment encodes these proteins:
- the znf706 gene encoding zinc finger protein 706 — protein MARGHQKIQSQQKNAKKQAEMKKAKGHDQKTAAKAALVFTCSVCKSQMPDPKTFKQHFESKHPKSPLPPELEGVEA, from the exons ATGGCTCGTGGACATCAGAAGATCCAGTCTCAGCAGAAAAATGCTAAGAAGCAGGCAGAGATGAAGAAGGCAAAGGGCCACGATCAGAAGACGGCCGCCAAGGCAGCGCTGGTGTTCACCTGCAGCGTGTGCAAG TCCCAGATGCCTGACCCAAAAACCTTCAAGCAGCACTTCGAGAGCAAGCATCCGAAATCCCCTCTGCCCCCCGAGTTGGAGGGAGTGGAGGCGTAA